One genomic segment of Misgurnus anguillicaudatus chromosome 25, ASM2758022v2, whole genome shotgun sequence includes these proteins:
- the slc35b3 gene encoding adenosine 3'-phospho 5'-phosphosulfate transporter 2 gives MSGKYGLVNYSSRKHISITVPSSTEVMSPHIKSVEELRVLGINLSNFNTPTQFFICVAGVFFFYLVYGYLQELIFSVEGFKPFGWYLTLVQFGFYSLFGLVELQLTQDKRRRIPCKTYMIIAFLTVGTMGLSNTSLGYLNYPTQVIFKCCKLIPVMIGGVFIQGKRYNVADVSAALCMSLGLIWFTLADSKIAPNFNVTGVILISMALCADAAIGNVQEKAMKLHSGSNSEMVLYSYSIGFVYILLGLLCVGGLGPAVSFCSQHPVTTYGYAFLFSLTGYFGISFVLALIKLFGALVAVTVTTGRKAMTVVLSFMFFAKPFTFQYVWGGLLVVFGIFLNIYSKNKDKMRLPSLADIRKRLLSGRKVRLLSQDV, from the exons ATGAGTGGTAAATATGGACTGGTGAATTACAGCTCAAGGAAGCACATCTCTATCACTGTACCGTCATCTACAGAGGTGATGTCACCGCATATCAAATCGGTAGAAGAACTCCGAGTCCTGGGCATTAACCTGAGCAACTTCAACACACCCACGCAGTTCTTCATCTGTGTGGCCGGTGTCTTCTTCTTTTACCTTGTTTATGGCTACCTGCAG GAGCTCATATTCTCAGTGGAGGGCTTTAAACCATTTGGCTGGTATTTGACTTTAGTGCAGTTTGGTTTTTACTCCTTGTTCGGTTTAGTGGAGTTACAGCTTACTCAGGATAAAAGAAGGAG GATACCATGCAAAACTTACATGATCATCGCATTTTTAACAGTTGGGACCATGGGCCTTTCCAACACTTCTCTGGGTTACTTGAACTATCCAACACAAGTTATCTTTAAGTGCTGCAAACTCATTCCTGTCATGATCGGTGGAGTTTTTATACAAG GGAAGCGCTACAATGTTGCGGATGTGTCCGCTGCTCTCTGCATGAGTCTGGGTCTTATTTGGTTCACACTGGCAGACAGTAAAATCGCACCAAACTTCAATGTCACAG GGGTTATTCTGATATCTATGGCCCTCTGTGCTGATGCTGCTATTGGAAATGTGCAAGAAAAAGCCATGAAACTTCACAGTGGATCCAACTCAGAGATG GTTTTGTACTCTTATTCAATTGGCTTTGTGTATATTCTGTTGGGTCTGCTGTGTGTGGGGGGACTTGGACCTGCCGTTTCTTTCTGCTCGCAG CATCCAGTGACCACTTATGGCTACGCATTCCTCTTTTCTCTGACGGGATATTTTGGCATTTCATTTGTACTGGCCTTAATAAAGCTGTTTGGAGCACTTGTTGCCGTCACAGTGA CTACGGGGAGAAAAGCTATGACCGTTGTACTGTCCTTTATGTTCTTTGCAAAACCTTTTACTTTTCA GTATGTCTGGGGAGGTCTGCTGGTGGTATTTGGAATATTTTTAAACATCTACAgtaaaaacaaagacaaaatgaGACTTCCTTCATTAGCGGATATCAGAAAAAGATTACTTAGCGGACGGAAAGTGCGTCTGCTGTCTCAGGATGTTTAG